From the genome of Populus trichocarpa isolate Nisqually-1 chromosome 15, P.trichocarpa_v4.1, whole genome shotgun sequence, one region includes:
- the LOC7457639 gene encoding exocyst complex component EXO84C produces MESSEEDDDFPSIESITSQSKIDSSYQSHTEKGIRKVCCELLDLKDAVENLCGNMQTKYFAFSRMSEEVVEMEHELVELRKHISAQGILVQDLMTGVCRELEEWNSANGNIGDCQQDPQVDELQSSLLSDADNRKAIFLENIDVLLAEHKVEEAVEALEAEEKNCPELKGSGDTSSMELSSYRSAFLKRKSMLEDQLIEITEQPLVSILELKKALSALIKLGKGPLAHQLLLKSYGSRLQKSIELFLPSCSVYPKTFPATLSRLVFSIISVTTKESGLIFGDNPVYTNRVVQWVEWEIEYFVRLVKENAPSSEKLFALGTASNCVQASLTYSSMLESQGLKLSKLLLVLLRPYIEEVLELNFRWARRAALDVTEIDESSLLSPRSMSPLSAFATLSDSVLVDSGMKFMDIIEDILAQLTPMAVLHFGANVLTRISQLFDKYMDMLIKSLPGPSDDDNLTELKEVIHFRAETDSEQLALLGFAFTILDELLPLGVLKVWSLTNESKELESENIVPNASITAELKEWKRSLQHSFDKLRDHFCRQYVLTFIYSRQGKTRLNALIYLSGEGADLYWDSDPLPSLPFQALFSKLQQLATVAGDVLLGKEKIQKILLARLTETVVMWLSEEQEFWDVFEDESVPLKPLGLQQLILDMHFTVEIARFAGYPSRHVHQIASAIIARAIRTFSARGIDPQSALPEDEWFVETARTAINKLLLGTSGSDASEIDEDHIIIHDEMVSDSDETASSLSSIESFKSFASANMGELDSPVYFTDPEG; encoded by the exons atggagagCAGTGAAGAAGACGATGATTTCCCTTCTATAGAAAGCATTACTTCTCAGTCCAAGATCGACTCTTCGTACCAGTCTCACACAgaaaag GGAATCAGAAAAGTTTGTTGTGAACTCTTGGATTTGAAGGATGCTGTGGAGAATCTATGCGGCAATATGCAAACAAAGTACTTTGCTTTCTCGAG AATGTCTGAAGAAGTAGTGGAAATGGAGCATGAGTTGGTGGAATTGAGAAAGCATATTTCTGCACAAGGGATTCTTGTGCAGGATTTGATGACTGGGGTTTGCCGTGAATTGGAAGAGTGGAACTCTGCTAATGGCAACATTGGTGATTGTCAGCAAGATCCTCAAGTTGATGAACTTCAAAGTTCCTTGCTAAGTGACGCAGATAATCGGAAAGCCATATTCTTGGAGAATATTGATGTTCTCTTGGCTGAACATAAAGTGGAAGAAGCAGTTGAAGCTTTGGAAGCTGAAGAGAAAAACTGTCCAGAGCTGAAAGGTTCTGGAGATACCTCATCAATGGAATTATCCTCATATAGATCAGCGTTTTTGAAGAGAAAGTCAATGCTCGAGGATCAACTGATTGAGATTACTGAACAGCCTTTGGTTAGCATTCTGGAACTAAAGAAAGCTTTATCTGCTTTGATCAAGCTTGGGAAAGGTCCTTTGGCACATCAACTACTGCTAAAATCATATGGTTCCCGCCTCCAAAAGAGTATTGAGCTTTTCCTTCCGTCATGTTCTGTGTATCCCAAAACATTTCCAGCTACACTATCCAGGCTTgtgttttcaataatttctgTGACAACAAAAGAATCTGGTTTGATATTTGGTGATAATCCTGTATATACCAATAGGGTTGTTCAATGGGTGGAGTGGGAAATCGAATACTTTGTACGGTTGGTGAAGGAGAATGCACCCTCTTCTGAAAAACTTTTTGCTTTGGGCACAGCTAGCAATTGTGTTCAGGCTAGTCTTACATACTCCTCAATGCTGGAATCACAAGGTCTGAAACTGTCAAAGTTGCTTTTGGTGCTCTTACGACCATACATTGAAGAAGTGTTAGAGTTGAATTTTAGATGGGCCAGAAGGGCAGCTCTGGATGTGACAGAAATAGATGAGAGCTCGCTTTTGTCACCTAGATCTATGTCTCCATTATCTGCTTTTGCAACATTGTCAGATAGTGTGCTTGTTGATAgtggaatgaaattcatggaCATCATTGAA GATATATTGGCACAGCTAACGCCCATGGCTGTCTTGCATTTTGGAGCCAATGTATTAACAAGAATTTCACAGCTGTTTGATAAATACATGGATATGCTAATTAAATCCCTGCCAGGTCCCTCTGATGATGACAATCTCACAGAGCTGAAGGAGGTTATACACTTCAGAGCTGAGACTGATTCGGAGCAGCTTGCACTTTTGGGATTTGCATTTACTATTCTGGATGAACTTTTACCCCTTGGCGTATTAAAAGTTTGGAGTCTAACAAATGAAAGCAAGGAGCTGGAAAGTGAAAATATTGTGCCTAATGCGAGCATTACAGCAGAATTGAAGGAATGGAAGCGCAGCCTTCAGCATTCTTTTGACAAGCTTAGAGATCACTTCTGTCGGCAATATGTTTTGACTTTCATCTATTCAAGACAAGGAAAAACACGATTAAATGCACTAATTTATTTAAGTGGGGAAGGGGCGGATTTGTATTGGGACTCTGATCCTCTTCCGTCATTGCCATTTCAG GCATTATTTTCAAAGCTTCAGCAATTAGCAACTGTGGCTGGAGACGTGTTACTTGGGAAAGAGAAAATACAGAAAATTTTGCTTGCTAGGCTAACAGAGACTGTTGTGATGTGGCTGTCTGAGGAGCAGGAATTCTGGGATGTGTTTGAGGATGAATCAGTTCCACTTAAGCCACTTGGTTTGCAGCAG ttaaTTCTTGACATGCACTTCACTGTTGAAATTGCTCGTTTTGCTGGCTATCCATCTCGACATGTGCATCAGATTGCTTCGGCCATAATTGCTCGAGCAATCAGGACTTTCTCAGCTAGAGGCATAGACCCACAAAG TGCACTACCTGAGGATGAATGGTTCGTTGAAACTGCAAGGACAGCCATCAACAAACTTTTGTTAGGAACGTCTGGGTCAGACGCATCTGAGATTGACGAGGACCATATTATCATACACGACGAGATGGTTTCAGACTCCGACGAGACTGCTTCTTCCCTTTCGTCAATAGAATCATTCAAGTCTTTTGCTTCTGCAAACATGGGTGAACTAGATAGTCCCGTGTATTTCACTGATCCCGAGGGTTGA
- the LOC18109190 gene encoding uncharacterized protein LOC18109190 yields MKKIERTYKTVAKDVYLAALEEDWERMIYACSGSSDMYVMSPVTVSGDTPLHLAVYSKKVKPLQTLLDIAKKHSLLEKPLKKKNAYGNTVLHEAVFAGNMEAVEHLLQGEYDPSMQLQTKNALGETPFYRAAACGKKKIVELLARKMGQIPEGTLSEDHRKREDSKPILHAAIQGHHFDTALTLLKLDPSLYKMKDDQGMTCLHVLAGMPSAFKSGYALRQITITNLIYCCLSAAKGDGDQSRCKKGWPLVEIIRKEKHKHESALELAKELIKKNKLKWWQSITVKPTKVNIETPGQGGRGGQSERQGGGGIPGGGREGQDGAREGVDTGKGGGGGEVENNENGQPKIEENRRQEKPPSPPNPLFIATSNGIVEIAKEILAKFPQGIELVNDEGQNILHVAVMHRRREIFRLVKKKNIIVTRMSTSVDNNGFTLLHQVAHVKHYSGGAKPGPALQLQEEIKWFKRVQRVVPPSLSEQRVQWVVPNDKNYNFTAFELFQEEHKGQLKLAQDWIEKTSQSCSAVAVLLATVVFAAAYTIPGGSDDRGFPIFLHNPFFIAFTVLDVTALASSLTSVVMFLSILTTPFECEKFYHNIPRKLIWGFTLLFFSVMTTMLAFTCTLLLIIRLKKQWTTGLMSMAAFLPVSVFAVMQFPLYVAFMTTMKDFYKEVVKSLPWIHLPFRSHFRQGKARRR; encoded by the exons atgaaaaaaatagagaggacATATAAAACTGTAGCCAAGGATGTCTACCTAGCAGCCTTGGAAGAAGACTGGGAGAGGATGATTTATGCTTGCAGTGGCAGCAGTGATATGTACGTGATGTCTCCAGTAACGGTTTCGGGAGATACTCCATTGCACCTGGCAGTGTATAGCAAAAAGGTTAAGCCGCTTCAAACTCTACTCGATATTGCCAAAAAACATTCATTGCTCGAGAAAccccttaaaaaaaagaacgcGTATGGAAATACAGTTCTTCATGAAGCAGTTTTTGCTGGAAATATGGAAGCAGTAGAGCACTTACTCCAGGGTGAATATGATCCTTCAATGCAACTTCAGACTAAAAACGCGCTTGGGGAGACTCCATTTTATAGAGCTGCTGCATgtggtaagaaaaaaatagtggaGCTTTTAGCTAGAAAAATGGGCCAAATCCCAGAGGGAACGCTATCAGAGGATCACCGCAAGAGAGAAGATTCAAAGCCGATTCTTCATGCTGCCATCCAAGGACACCATTTTG ACACTGCTCTGACTTTGCTGAAACTGGATCCATCACTTTATAAAATGAAGGACGATCAGGGAATGACCTGTCTTCATGTCCTTGCTGGGATGCCTAGTGCTTTCAAGAGTGGATATGCACTGCGCCAAATTACCATTACGAACTTGATCTACTGTT GCCTTTCCGCCGCAAAGGGTGATGGCGACCAGAGCCGTTGTAAAAAAG GATGGCCACTGGTGGAAATAATCCGGAAAGAAAAGCACAAGCATGAATCTGCGTTGGAACTTGCCAAGGAGcttataaaaaagaacaagcTTAAATGGTGGCAATCTATCACAGTGAAGCCTACCAAAGTTAATATCGAGACCCCTGGTcaaggaggaagaggaggacaAAGTGAAAGACAAGGAGGGGGAGGAATCCCAGGAGGAGGACGCGAAGGACAAGACGGAGCACGAGAAGGAGTTGACACAGGAAAAGGAGGGGGAGGAGGAGAGgtagaaaataatgaaaatggtcaaccaaaaatagaagaaaatagaaGACAAGAGAAGCCTCCTTCACCTCCAAACCCGTTGTTTATAGCAACTAGTAATGGAATAGTAGAGATTGCTAAAGAGATACTTGCTAAATTTCCTCAGGGTATTGAGCTTGTTAATGATGAGGGGCAGAACATATTGCATGTGGCCGTGATGCATCGACGGCGGGAGATTTTCCGTCTTGTgaagaaaaagaacataataGTGACCAGGATGAGTACGAGCGTAGATAATAATGGCTTCACATTGTTGCACCAAGTTGCACACGTGAAGCACTACAGCGGAGGAGCCAAGCCCGGCCCTGCTCTCCAGCtacaagaagaaataaaatggttCAAG CGAGTGCAGAGGGTGGTTCCACCTTCTCTGTCCGAGCAGCGGGTACAGTGGGTGGTTCCGAATGACAAGAATTACAACTTCACTGCATTCGAGCTCTTCCAAGAGGAGCATAAAGGTCAACTCAAGTTGGCGCAAGATTGGATCGAGAAAACCTCTCAGTCATGCTCAGCAGTAGCCGTTCTTTTGGCCACCGTTGTCTTTGCTGCCGCTTACACTATACCTGGAGGTTCTGACGATCGTGGCTTTCCCATTTTCCTTCACAACCCTTTCTTCATAGCTTTCACTGTCTTGGATGTTACCGCCTTAGCGAGCTCCTTGACATCAGTTGTGATGTTCCTTTCTATCCTCACCACACCTTTTGAATGCGAGAAATTCTATCACAATATTCCTCGGAAACTGATATGGGGCTTTACTTTGCTCTTCTTCTCAGTGATGACAACCATGCTTGCTTTTACTTGCACTCTTCTTTTAATCATTCGCTTGAAGAAGCAATGGACCACAGGTCTGATGTCCATGGCTGCTTTCCTTCCCGTGTCAGTATTTGCAGTGATGCAGTTCCCTTTATATGTCGCCTTTATGACTACTATGAAGGACTTCTATAAGGAAGTCGTGAAGTCTCTACCTTGGATCCACCTCCCTTTCCGCTCCCATTTCAGGCAAGGGAAGGCCAGAAGAAGATGA
- the LOC7457641 gene encoding protein PHLOEM PROTEIN 2-LIKE A9 isoform X1 — protein MSFRSKSSRQGDSKGSKEPPSKHVSKGAEGTGSSFPDFSKMKNLFGRGSKGSKASSDSQQPSSNNENPEPALSQAGKTMFKPKNLSIFSEEESQAWTTSERDDPAELLEVCWLDVTGSMTATKGKAYEISFILSMNEENSFGWEDPVYVMARIGEEGEYTRVKIDLSKLGLKEEEFPAEKCRVEFRSDENAENNKKTLYFGLYEVWTNHWKGGLRIHEAIVRELTAEDSASTSNTRSDDSKVQEATADKSTSASENPTADMSIDKQVRPAPPNELRK, from the exons ATGAGTTTTCGTTCCAAGAGTTCTAGACAAGGGGATTCCAAAGGCTCTAAAGAACCGCCTTCTAAG caTGTTTCAAAGGGTGCTGAAGGTACAGGATCATCGTTTCCCGACTTCTCCAAGATGAAAAATCTCTTCGGGAGAGGGTCTAAAGG CAGTAAGGCAAGTAGCGACTCTCAACAACCATCTTCAAATAATGAAAATCCAGAACCGGCCCTCTCACAG GCTGGTAAAACCATGTTTAAACCGAAGAATCTTAGCATCTTTTCGGAGGAAGAAAGTCAAGCTTGGACAACTTCTGAAAG GGACGATCCTGCAGAGCTGCTAGAGGTGTGTTGGCTTGATGTAACTGGTTCAATGACTGCTACCAAAGGGAAGGCGTATGAAATTAGCTTCATATTATCCATGAATGAAGAGAATTCCTTTGGCTGGGAAGATCCTGTTTATGTGATGGCAAGGATAGGAGAGGAGGGAGAGTATACGCGCGTAAAAATAGATCTATCCAAGTTAGGCCTGAAAGAAGAGGAATTTCCGGCGGAGAAGTGTCGGGTTGAGTTTAGAAGTGATGAAAACgctgaaaataataagaaaacactctattttggcTTGTATGAGGTGTGGACTAACCACTGGAAGGGTGGTCTACGGATCCATGAGGCCATTGTTCGGGAATTAACAGCTGAAGATTCTGCTTCTACATCTAATACCCGTTCGGACGACTCCAAAGTGCAAGAAGCAACAGCTGACAAGTCTACTTCAGCATCTGAAAACCCAACAGCGGACATGTCCATAGATAAGCAAGTACGGCCAGCTCCTCCCAACGAGCTCAGAAAATAA
- the LOC7457641 gene encoding protein PHLOEM PROTEIN 2-LIKE A9 isoform X3, which translates to MSFRSKSSRQGDSKGSKEPPSKHVSKGAEGTGSSFPDFSKMKNLFGRGSKGDDPAELLEVCWLDVTGSMTATKGKAYEISFILSMNEENSFGWEDPVYVMARIGEEGEYTRVKIDLSKLGLKEEEFPAEKCRVEFRSDENAENNKKTLYFGLYEVWTNHWKGGLRIHEAIVRELTAEDSASTSNTRSDDSKVQEATADKSTSASENPTADMSIDKQVRPAPPNELRK; encoded by the exons ATGAGTTTTCGTTCCAAGAGTTCTAGACAAGGGGATTCCAAAGGCTCTAAAGAACCGCCTTCTAAG caTGTTTCAAAGGGTGCTGAAGGTACAGGATCATCGTTTCCCGACTTCTCCAAGATGAAAAATCTCTTCGGGAGAGGGTCTAAAGG GGACGATCCTGCAGAGCTGCTAGAGGTGTGTTGGCTTGATGTAACTGGTTCAATGACTGCTACCAAAGGGAAGGCGTATGAAATTAGCTTCATATTATCCATGAATGAAGAGAATTCCTTTGGCTGGGAAGATCCTGTTTATGTGATGGCAAGGATAGGAGAGGAGGGAGAGTATACGCGCGTAAAAATAGATCTATCCAAGTTAGGCCTGAAAGAAGAGGAATTTCCGGCGGAGAAGTGTCGGGTTGAGTTTAGAAGTGATGAAAACgctgaaaataataagaaaacactctattttggcTTGTATGAGGTGTGGACTAACCACTGGAAGGGTGGTCTACGGATCCATGAGGCCATTGTTCGGGAATTAACAGCTGAAGATTCTGCTTCTACATCTAATACCCGTTCGGACGACTCCAAAGTGCAAGAAGCAACAGCTGACAAGTCTACTTCAGCATCTGAAAACCCAACAGCGGACATGTCCATAGATAAGCAAGTACGGCCAGCTCCTCCCAACGAGCTCAGAAAATAA
- the LOC7457641 gene encoding protein PHLOEM PROTEIN 2-LIKE A9 isoform X2 codes for MSFRSKSSRQGDSKGSKEPPSKHVSKGAEGTGSSFPDFSKMKNLFGRGSKGKASSDSQQPSSNNENPEPALSQAGKTMFKPKNLSIFSEEESQAWTTSERDDPAELLEVCWLDVTGSMTATKGKAYEISFILSMNEENSFGWEDPVYVMARIGEEGEYTRVKIDLSKLGLKEEEFPAEKCRVEFRSDENAENNKKTLYFGLYEVWTNHWKGGLRIHEAIVRELTAEDSASTSNTRSDDSKVQEATADKSTSASENPTADMSIDKQVRPAPPNELRK; via the exons ATGAGTTTTCGTTCCAAGAGTTCTAGACAAGGGGATTCCAAAGGCTCTAAAGAACCGCCTTCTAAG caTGTTTCAAAGGGTGCTGAAGGTACAGGATCATCGTTTCCCGACTTCTCCAAGATGAAAAATCTCTTCGGGAGAGGGTCTAAAGG TAAGGCAAGTAGCGACTCTCAACAACCATCTTCAAATAATGAAAATCCAGAACCGGCCCTCTCACAG GCTGGTAAAACCATGTTTAAACCGAAGAATCTTAGCATCTTTTCGGAGGAAGAAAGTCAAGCTTGGACAACTTCTGAAAG GGACGATCCTGCAGAGCTGCTAGAGGTGTGTTGGCTTGATGTAACTGGTTCAATGACTGCTACCAAAGGGAAGGCGTATGAAATTAGCTTCATATTATCCATGAATGAAGAGAATTCCTTTGGCTGGGAAGATCCTGTTTATGTGATGGCAAGGATAGGAGAGGAGGGAGAGTATACGCGCGTAAAAATAGATCTATCCAAGTTAGGCCTGAAAGAAGAGGAATTTCCGGCGGAGAAGTGTCGGGTTGAGTTTAGAAGTGATGAAAACgctgaaaataataagaaaacactctattttggcTTGTATGAGGTGTGGACTAACCACTGGAAGGGTGGTCTACGGATCCATGAGGCCATTGTTCGGGAATTAACAGCTGAAGATTCTGCTTCTACATCTAATACCCGTTCGGACGACTCCAAAGTGCAAGAAGCAACAGCTGACAAGTCTACTTCAGCATCTGAAAACCCAACAGCGGACATGTCCATAGATAAGCAAGTACGGCCAGCTCCTCCCAACGAGCTCAGAAAATAA